One genomic region from Desulforegulaceae bacterium encodes:
- a CDS encoding TRAP transporter large permease, with protein sequence MSFTLIGIIGVLALFVLIFLRMPVGFAMLLTGVVGFAVIVSPSAALAMMVNDLVDVFGSYSLTVIPLFILMGQVAFHAGISTRLFSVAHKWIGHLPGGMAIAAIGACAGFSAICGSTNATAATMAAVTLPEMKKYKYSDALATGVIAAGGSLGILIPPSVIFIVYGIITEQSIGDLFMAGIIPGVVLTLLFSIVVVVWSILRPMDAPRGEKHDFKTKIKSLTGVLETILLFILVMGGLFGGLFTPTEAAGVGSFGTIILAVLRRNINFKGLLDAFTETTRISCMILMIVAGATVLGHFLAITQIPFQIAGWVGGLDFPSWAVISIIILIYVIGGCFIDALALIMLTVPIFYPVVIGLGYNPVWFGVVIVLVTQIGVITPPVGINVYVVRSVATNVRIETIFRGVVPLLFAIIAATALLLIFPSLALFLPEFMAK encoded by the coding sequence ATGTCTTTTACTCTTATAGGAATAATTGGAGTTTTAGCGCTTTTTGTGCTTATTTTTTTAAGAATGCCTGTTGGTTTTGCCATGCTTTTAACAGGAGTTGTTGGATTTGCAGTGATTGTATCGCCTTCAGCCGCCCTGGCAATGATGGTAAATGATTTAGTAGATGTTTTTGGTTCATACAGCCTCACTGTTATTCCTTTGTTTATTCTAATGGGCCAGGTTGCTTTTCATGCTGGAATAAGCACCAGACTGTTTTCTGTTGCACATAAATGGATAGGTCATCTTCCAGGAGGAATGGCAATAGCAGCAATTGGTGCCTGTGCTGGATTTTCTGCAATTTGTGGTTCTACCAATGCAACTGCTGCAACAATGGCGGCTGTAACCCTTCCTGAAATGAAAAAATATAAATACTCAGATGCCCTTGCAACCGGAGTTATTGCTGCAGGCGGAAGTCTTGGTATTTTAATTCCTCCAAGTGTTATTTTCATTGTTTACGGGATTATAACAGAGCAATCAATTGGTGATCTTTTTATGGCAGGAATTATTCCCGGAGTTGTTCTTACTCTTTTATTTTCAATTGTTGTTGTTGTTTGGAGTATTTTGAGGCCAATGGATGCCCCAAGAGGTGAAAAGCACGATTTTAAAACAAAAATAAAATCCCTTACAGGAGTTTTAGAAACAATTTTGCTTTTTATCCTGGTTATGGGAGGTCTTTTTGGAGGTTTATTCACTCCAACAGAAGCTGCAGGTGTAGGATCTTTTGGAACAATAATTTTAGCTGTTTTAAGAAGAAATATTAATTTCAAAGGGCTTTTGGACGCTTTTACAGAAACAACAAGAATTTCATGTATGATTTTAATGATTGTTGCAGGAGCTACAGTTTTGGGACATTTCCTTGCAATAACCCAGATTCCCTTTCAAATAGCAGGCTGGGTAGGGGGGCTTGATTTTCCCTCATGGGCTGTAATTTCAATTATAATTTTAATTTACGTTATAGGCGGCTGTTTTATTGATGCACTTGCACTTATAATGCTAACAGTTCCAATTTTTTATCCGGTTGTAATAGGACTTGGGTACAATCCTGTGTGGTTTGGGGTTGTAATAGTGCTTGTCACCCAAATTGGAGTTATCACCCCTCCGGTTGGTATCAATGTTTATGTTGTTAGAAGTGTGGCAACAAATGTAAGAATTGAAACAATATTCAGGGGGGTAGTTCCTCTTTTATTTGCAATAATAGCGGCCACTGCTCTTTTGTTGATTTTTCCTTCCCTTGCTTTGTTTCTTCCTGAATTCATGGCAAAATAA
- a CDS encoding YaiI/YqxD family protein: protein MKIFVDADACPKEIKQFIFDVSRRTKIKSAFVSNKPIKVPLSPHIETIVVTADNDAADNEIVKLAKEKDLCVTSDIPLASFLIEKECFVLSPFGELFTKENIKAKLNTRDFMDSLRGSGINPKGSPPFSVKNKHLFSNNFDKIIVRYLNSLKK from the coding sequence ATGAAAATATTTGTAGATGCAGATGCCTGTCCCAAGGAAATAAAACAATTTATTTTTGATGTCTCAAGAAGAACAAAAATAAAATCAGCCTTTGTTTCAAACAAGCCAATAAAAGTGCCTTTATCTCCTCATATAGAAACAATAGTTGTAACTGCAGATAATGATGCTGCAGACAATGAAATAGTAAAACTTGCAAAAGAAAAAGATCTTTGTGTTACTTCAGATATTCCCCTTGCCTCATTTTTAATTGAAAAAGAATGTTTTGTCTTAAGTCCTTTTGGTGAGCTTTTTACAAAAGAAAATATAAAAGCAAAATTAAATACAAGAGATTTTATGGATTCTTTAAGGGGAAGCGGGATTAATCCAAAAGGAAGTCCTCCTTTTTCTGTGAAAAACAAACATCTTTTTTCAAACAATTTTGATAAGATTATTGTAAGATATTTAAACAGTTTAAAAAAATAA
- a CDS encoding TetR/AcrR family transcriptional regulator, translating into MEKLTRKQKEIKRRKLDIIEAALICFAKKSFHGATMSEISTQSELPLATIYSLFKSKENIYFELLKIKGKELTKTIKEAIENKETHPLERLRKGMNEHYFFCLENKDFTKIYLQERQGFWELFEENLKYEIKILVEKLLSLFTDVFNDGIDKGYFKSYSTKELSELFISIITSSASSWIINREDNQKFKQRLDNGFQIFTSGLLKNKKSF; encoded by the coding sequence ATGGAAAAACTCACCAGAAAACAAAAAGAAATTAAAAGAAGAAAGCTCGATATTATTGAAGCTGCTTTAATTTGTTTTGCCAAAAAAAGTTTTCATGGTGCAACAATGTCAGAAATAAGCACTCAGTCAGAACTTCCTCTTGCAACGATTTACAGTCTTTTTAAAAGCAAGGAAAACATTTACTTTGAGCTTTTAAAAATAAAAGGGAAAGAACTAACTAAAACTATTAAAGAAGCAATTGAAAATAAAGAGACCCACCCTCTTGAAAGACTTAGAAAAGGAATGAATGAGCATTATTTTTTTTGCCTTGAGAACAAAGATTTTACAAAAATATACCTTCAGGAAAGACAGGGCTTCTGGGAACTCTTTGAAGAAAATTTAAAATATGAAATAAAAATTTTGGTTGAAAAACTACTTAGCCTCTTTACTGATGTTTTTAATGACGGGATTGACAAAGGTTATTTTAAATCCTATTCGACAAAAGAGCTTAGCGAACTTTTTATTTCAATTATAACTTCATCGGCTTCTTCGTGGATAATAAACAGGGAAGACAATCAAAAGTTTAAACAAAGACTTGACAATGGATTTCAGATTTTCACCTCAGGTCTTTTAAAAAATAAAAAAAGTTTTTAA
- a CDS encoding TRAP transporter substrate-binding protein yields MKSWFILILISVFFLTGLNGCDSKEKEKTWRLTYSVFFPASHEQFKAAENWAREIEAKTNNKVRIVIFPGGTLTSAKNCYDGVVSGISDIGMSCFGYTRGKFPVMESLDLPLGYPDGITASKAVNEFYKNLRPKELDEVKVLYVHAHGPGLLHSVKKVETLEDFSKLKIRSTGLSSKVVESLGGIPVAMAQGETYEAVKRGVVEGTFGPIEVLKGWRQAEVVKSTTDTSNIGYTTTMYVVMNKKKWESLPEEIRKAIEKINEKAVLAHGAAWDKSDAEGKKLSLELGNSYLTLSQEEKALWKEKVSPVIQEYIDSANSNGFDGKKIVGEILRLIKIHSKDAGTE; encoded by the coding sequence ATGAAGAGCTGGTTTATATTAATTTTAATTTCAGTCTTTTTTTTAACTGGTTTAAACGGCTGTGATTCAAAAGAAAAAGAAAAAACCTGGCGTTTAACTTATAGTGTTTTTTTTCCTGCATCCCATGAACAATTCAAAGCTGCAGAAAACTGGGCCCGGGAAATTGAAGCAAAAACAAACAATAAAGTCAGAATTGTAATATTTCCAGGGGGAACCTTAACCAGTGCAAAAAACTGCTATGATGGTGTTGTTTCAGGTATTTCAGATATAGGAATGTCTTGTTTTGGATATACAAGAGGAAAATTCCCTGTAATGGAAAGTCTTGATTTGCCCCTTGGATACCCCGATGGAATAACTGCTTCAAAAGCGGTTAATGAATTTTATAAAAATTTGAGGCCAAAAGAGCTTGATGAGGTAAAAGTTTTATATGTTCATGCCCATGGGCCGGGGCTTCTTCACAGTGTAAAAAAAGTTGAAACCCTTGAAGATTTTTCAAAACTTAAAATAAGATCCACAGGGCTTAGTTCAAAGGTTGTTGAATCCCTTGGGGGTATTCCTGTTGCCATGGCTCAGGGAGAGACCTATGAAGCAGTCAAAAGAGGAGTGGTGGAAGGAACATTTGGACCCATTGAAGTTTTAAAAGGCTGGAGACAGGCTGAAGTTGTAAAGTCAACAACAGACACTTCCAACATAGGATATACCACAACAATGTATGTTGTGATGAATAAGAAAAAATGGGAAAGTCTTCCTGAAGAAATAAGAAAAGCCATTGAAAAAATAAATGAAAAAGCTGTTTTAGCCCATGGAGCAGCCTGGGATAAAAGCGATGCTGAGGGAAAAAAATTGAGCCTTGAACTTGGTAATAGCTATCTTACTCTTTCCCAGGAAGAAAAAGCTTTGTGGAAGGAAAAAGTTAGCCCTGTTATTCAGGAATATATTGATTCTGCAAATTCAAACGGATTTGACGGTAAAAAAATAGTTGGTGAAATTTTAAGGCTTATCAAAATCCATTCAAAAGATGCTGGTACTGAATAA
- the tatA gene encoding twin-arginine translocase TatA/TatE family subunit produces MFGGIGVTELIIVLVIVLLVFGAGKLPEIGSGLGKAIKNFKKASTGNEEALKEIDDEKNDNEKK; encoded by the coding sequence ATGTTCGGAGGAATAGGAGTTACTGAACTTATAATAGTTCTTGTTATAGTTCTTCTTGTATTTGGAGCAGGCAAACTTCCTGAAATAGGAAGCGGACTTGGAAAAGCAATCAAAAACTTTAAAAAAGCTTCAACCGGCAATGAAGAAGCTCTAAAAGAAATAGACGATGAAAAGAATGATAATGAAAAGAAATAA
- a CDS encoding acyl-CoA dehydrogenase — protein sequence MALELADPRDQEFLLFEVFDGASVSETEKFAAYNERTSKMLLKEARNLAVKEILPTNKLADVENGHPDGLKLENGKVFVPPSFHEPYKNYCEGGWIAMMDEEEWGGQGMPHLLAMACGELFTGANCAFLMYPGLTHGAGNIIYAFGTDKQKETYLRNLWSGKWGGTMCLTEANAGSDVGALETTAKLNDDGTYTISGTKIFISGGDSDLVENIVHPVLARIEGEPAGTKGVSLFLVPKIRVNEDGSLGEANDVETVGIEEKMGIHGNATCTLAFGSKGNCIGELIGEKNRGMKYMFLMMNEARQGVALQGLGFQSASYANAVDYAKERIQGPNLLDAFNPDPVKVSIIHHPDVRRQLLLMKSYVDGCRYLIYYLSRCFDLGTLAETPEEKEKWDGIIELLTPIAKAYATDKAVEVASSGVQIYGGYGFIEEYPQAQHYRDAKITCIYEGTNGIQAMDLLGRKLGMKKGKPLMDLMGEVMATIEKAKNAGLPEMADKLQEALNKVGDCAMHMGKTAMSDKIMDAFGTATIFLEICGDMCMAWAHADRAAVATQKLESAKKRDIPFYQGQIETAKFFYDMLLPAAMGRMDAVKNTTASVMAMPEAGFASK from the coding sequence ATGGCTTTAGAACTAGCAGATCCAAGAGATCAAGAATTTTTGCTTTTTGAAGTTTTTGATGGTGCATCAGTTTCTGAAACTGAAAAATTTGCAGCTTACAATGAAAGAACATCAAAGATGCTTCTTAAAGAAGCAAGAAATCTTGCTGTAAAAGAAATTCTTCCAACAAACAAGCTAGCTGACGTGGAAAACGGTCATCCAGACGGGCTTAAGCTTGAAAATGGAAAAGTATTTGTTCCTCCCTCATTTCATGAGCCTTACAAAAACTATTGCGAAGGCGGATGGATTGCAATGATGGATGAAGAAGAATGGGGCGGACAGGGAATGCCTCACCTTCTTGCAATGGCATGTGGTGAGCTTTTCACAGGTGCTAACTGTGCTTTTCTTATGTACCCAGGTCTTACCCATGGTGCTGGAAACATTATTTACGCATTTGGTACAGATAAGCAAAAAGAGACCTACCTTAGAAATCTTTGGTCAGGTAAATGGGGCGGAACCATGTGCCTTACAGAAGCTAACGCTGGTTCTGACGTTGGTGCTCTTGAAACCACTGCAAAACTAAATGATGACGGTACCTACACAATTTCAGGGACTAAAATTTTCATCTCAGGCGGTGACTCTGACCTTGTAGAAAACATTGTACATCCAGTTCTTGCAAGAATTGAAGGCGAGCCTGCAGGTACAAAGGGTGTTTCTCTATTCCTGGTTCCAAAAATCAGAGTTAACGAAGATGGTTCTCTTGGTGAAGCAAACGACGTTGAAACTGTTGGTATCGAAGAAAAAATGGGTATCCACGGAAACGCAACATGTACTCTTGCTTTCGGCTCAAAAGGGAACTGTATAGGTGAACTTATAGGCGAGAAGAATAGAGGTATGAAGTATATGTTCCTCATGATGAATGAAGCTCGTCAGGGCGTTGCTCTTCAGGGACTAGGCTTCCAGTCCGCTTCTTATGCAAATGCAGTTGATTATGCAAAAGAAAGAATTCAGGGACCAAACCTTCTTGACGCTTTCAACCCTGATCCTGTAAAAGTTTCAATCATCCATCATCCTGACGTTAGAAGACAGCTTCTTCTTATGAAGTCCTATGTTGACGGATGCCGTTATCTTATCTATTACCTTTCAAGATGTTTCGACCTTGGCACACTTGCTGAAACTCCTGAAGAAAAAGAAAAGTGGGACGGAATCATAGAACTTCTTACTCCTATTGCAAAAGCCTACGCAACTGACAAGGCTGTTGAAGTTGCTTCAAGCGGAGTTCAGATTTACGGTGGTTACGGATTTATTGAAGAATATCCTCAGGCACAGCACTATAGAGATGCAAAAATTACCTGTATCTATGAAGGTACAAACGGTATTCAAGCTATGGACCTTCTTGGTCGTAAACTTGGTATGAAAAAAGGTAAGCCTTTGATGGATCTTATGGGCGAAGTTATGGCTACAATTGAAAAAGCTAAAAATGCCGGTCTTCCAGAGATGGCTGACAAACTTCAGGAAGCTCTTAACAAAGTTGGCGACTGTGCAATGCATATGGGTAAAACAGCCATGAGCGATAAAATCATGGATGCTTTTGGTACAGCTACCATCTTCCTTGAAATCTGCGGCGACATGTGTATGGCATGGGCTCATGCTGACAGAGCAGCTGTTGCAACACAAAAACTTGAGTCTGCAAAGAAAAGAGATATTCCTTTCTACCAAGGTCAGATTGAAACAGCAAAATTTTTCTATGACATGCTTCTTCCTGCAGCAATGGGACGTATGGACGCAGTAAAAAACACAACTGCTTCTGTTATGGCAATGCCTGAAGCAGGATTTGCAAGTAAGTAA
- a CDS encoding TRAP transporter small permease codes for MVSRINKKTDKIITHLALKLNYGACITLFLMMLITCVDIIMRFFRHPLPGAYELVGFFGSLTVAFALAATSLGKGHIAVEYLVSKFPEKLHNFIERINCFVCSIIFGVITYQTFLYSFSLKASNEVSMTLQVPLYPFSMGIAVGCAMVSIVMLFQSLNLARYGLGE; via the coding sequence TTGGTTTCAAGAATTAATAAAAAAACAGATAAAATTATTACACATCTTGCTCTCAAGCTTAATTACGGAGCGTGTATTACCCTTTTTCTTATGATGCTCATAACCTGTGTTGATATCATAATGAGATTTTTTAGACATCCTCTTCCCGGAGCATATGAACTTGTGGGTTTTTTTGGTTCCCTTACTGTTGCTTTTGCATTGGCTGCAACCTCCCTTGGAAAAGGGCATATAGCTGTTGAGTATCTTGTAAGTAAATTCCCAGAAAAGCTTCATAACTTTATAGAAAGAATCAACTGCTTTGTTTGTTCAATAATTTTTGGAGTTATTACATATCAGACGTTTTTATATTCTTTCAGCTTAAAGGCAAGCAATGAAGTCTCAATGACACTTCAGGTGCCGCTTTATCCTTTTTCAATGGGAATAGCTGTTGGTTGTGCCATGGTTTCAATAGTTATGCTTTTTCAGTCTTTAAATCTTGCCCGTTATGGCTTAGGGGAGTGA
- a CDS encoding DUF2520 domain-containing protein, whose amino-acid sequence MNKKIGIIGTGRLGKNLLYYLIEKKIEISGVFNSRTQTSEETREITGSKVFSNPNELVEASEIIFITTPDDIIEKTALEISKSDIKIKDKFFFHCSGSLPSTILLSLKNKGSFTASFHPLQSFAGLLVSKNPFKGIVMGIEGENEAVDIGKNLAILLGSVPFTLKTEGKTLYHAAAVIASNYLVTLTDISLSFLEAAGIEKENGLQIIAPLIRGTLENIMAKGTGKALTGPVARGDSQTIKSHRKSILQSIPEMGSFYKIMCEHTVKIAKESGHLGEKEAETILRALD is encoded by the coding sequence GTGAACAAAAAAATCGGAATCATAGGAACAGGAAGGCTTGGAAAAAATCTTTTATACTACCTTATAGAAAAAAAAATTGAAATATCTGGAGTTTTCAATTCTCGAACTCAAACCTCAGAAGAAACCAGGGAAATCACAGGTTCAAAAGTTTTTTCAAACCCAAATGAACTTGTTGAAGCCTCTGAAATTATTTTCATAACAACCCCAGATGATATTATTGAAAAAACAGCCCTTGAAATTTCAAAATCAGATATTAAAATTAAAGACAAATTTTTCTTCCATTGCAGCGGTTCCCTTCCTTCAACCATACTTTTATCTCTTAAAAACAAAGGAAGCTTTACCGCATCTTTTCACCCTCTTCAAAGTTTTGCAGGTCTTTTGGTCTCAAAAAATCCATTCAAAGGGATTGTTATGGGAATTGAAGGAGAAAATGAAGCTGTTGATATTGGAAAAAACCTTGCAATTCTTTTGGGAAGTGTTCCTTTTACTCTTAAAACAGAGGGTAAAACCCTTTACCATGCTGCGGCTGTTATTGCTTCAAACTATCTTGTTACACTAACTGATATTTCACTTTCTTTTCTTGAAGCAGCAGGAATAGAAAAGGAAAACGGCCTTCAAATAATAGCTCCCCTGATAAGAGGAACCCTTGAAAACATAATGGCCAAAGGCACAGGAAAAGCACTTACCGGGCCTGTTGCAAGGGGTGACAGCCAAACAATTAAATCCCATAGAAAAAGTATTTTACAATCAATCCCAGAAATGGGCAGTTTCTATAAGATTATGTGCGAACATACTGTTAAAATTGCAAAAGAATCAGGTCATCTTGGAGAAAAAGAAGCAGAAACTATTTTAAGAGCTCTTGATTAA
- a CDS encoding MoxR family ATPase, whose product MSDKLLNKFEGSQKYVLDEELARIVNISIGLEMPLLLKGEPGTGKTMLAHAIAQSLRMPLLVLNVKSSMKLVEALYQYDTLTRLNDSRFGDSSRDVSNIEDYIKMGTIGRSFTTDERTVLLIDEIDKADTDFQDDMLDVLDQMEFDIIEIDKRVSAKNRPVIIITSNAKKDLSDPFLGRCNFHHIAFPDPKMMRKIINVHFPTIDSDLAENAISTFFKLRELDGIEKRPATRELINWIRALDLDPDFRAKDLIKGKVPFLGILFKKSPDYERVGNALGRRRLI is encoded by the coding sequence ATGTCAGATAAGTTGTTAAATAAGTTTGAGGGTTCTCAAAAATATGTTCTTGACGAAGAGCTTGCAAGAATTGTTAACATTTCCATTGGCCTTGAAATGCCGCTTTTACTTAAAGGTGAACCAGGAACCGGAAAAACAATGCTTGCCCATGCAATAGCCCAGAGCCTAAGGATGCCTCTTTTAGTCTTAAACGTCAAATCAAGCATGAAGCTTGTTGAGGCTCTTTATCAATATGACACTCTTACAAGATTGAATGACAGCCGTTTTGGTGATTCTTCAAGGGATGTGAGTAATATTGAAGATTATATTAAAATGGGAACCATAGGTAGATCTTTTACAACAGATGAAAGAACTGTTTTATTAATTGATGAAATAGACAAGGCTGATACAGATTTTCAAGATGACATGCTTGATGTTCTTGATCAAATGGAATTTGATATAATTGAAATTGATAAAAGGGTAAGTGCAAAGAACAGGCCGGTAATAATAATTACCTCAAATGCAAAAAAAGATCTTTCAGATCCTTTTCTTGGCAGGTGCAACTTTCATCATATTGCATTTCCTGATCCAAAAATGATGCGTAAAATTATTAATGTTCATTTTCCGACTATTGATTCTGATCTTGCTGAAAATGCAATTTCAACATTTTTTAAGTTAAGGGAGCTTGACGGAATAGAAAAACGACCGGCAACAAGAGAGCTTATAAACTGGATAAGAGCACTAGATCTGGATCCTGACTTTCGTGCAAAGGATCTTATCAAAGGCAAAGTTCCTTTCCTTGGAATTTTATTCAAAAAAAGCCCTGATTATGAAAGAGTCGGAAACGCGTTGGGCAGAAGACGATTGATTTAG
- a CDS encoding HAD-IC family P-type ATPase gives MFYTKNIEDCLKALDTSPNGLTSEEVKTRTKLYGKNSLPETKKQTLINVFFAQFKSPIIYILLIATLVSFFIKEFTDGFFILAVLFINAIIGTYQEYTAGERAGALKKVIKTFVIVLRDGIELEIQSEDLTLGDIVFFESGVKVPADIRLIDAYELYVNESLLTGESIDINKDSSYISTKPDEPVGDRKNMLYAGSMVTRGRAIGAVTAIGGETEIGKIADLLSRSKLAKAPLIERMERFSLRIASIIAIVVGIVFIIGIYQEAPLKDVFFFAVALAVSAIPEGLPVAITVALSIASASMSKRNVIVRKLSAIEGLGSSTLIASDKTGTLTQNLLSVEHFVTPKKTYTSKENIDKNVLLCSILCNESAYHKEDGEFKFLGDQVDVALARYALSLDNSLVDKHKNLTAINKLPYEPENKYSGMTYEIDNKKMHFIKGSPEVILSKSLLSKAEINLINEQVDLWAAKGFRNIALAYKISNEEEIASYDYTYLGFAAIADPLREGVAMAVKTAEKAGVKVCMVTGDHPNTAFFISEQLGIATNRDEVIDGVEISRWQEGGAKKEELANKRVFARVSPEQKQLIVQAFQALGHYVAVTGDGVNDAPALRHANIGISMGKSGTDVAREASDIILTDDSFGSIVNGIEEGRVAYDNIRKVIHLLISTGFAEVIMVLLSLLFFLPLPLLPVQLLWLNLVTNGFQDVALGLEKAEPGVLERKPRKPKEAIFNKVMISRVVVGGLYMGITAFALFYTLLNLGYQEDSARNLTLLLMVLFENIHVFNSRTEHISVFKINHLKNKFLWISVLAAQSVHIASMYIPFIESVLKTQPVSLKEWTMLLVLALTLLIVMEVEKIIRKNI, from the coding sequence ATGTTTTATACAAAAAATATTGAAGATTGTTTAAAAGCTTTGGATACCAGCCCTAATGGATTAACCAGTGAAGAGGTTAAAACCCGTACAAAGCTCTATGGAAAAAACTCTTTACCCGAAACAAAAAAACAAACTTTAATAAATGTATTTTTTGCACAATTTAAAAGTCCTATAATTTATATCTTATTAATTGCTACTCTTGTTTCTTTTTTTATTAAAGAATTTACTGACGGTTTTTTTATACTGGCAGTGCTTTTTATAAATGCAATAATTGGGACATATCAGGAATATACAGCAGGAGAAAGAGCTGGTGCTTTAAAAAAAGTGATAAAAACTTTTGTAATTGTTTTAAGAGACGGGATTGAACTTGAGATTCAAAGTGAAGATCTTACCCTTGGAGATATTGTTTTTTTTGAATCTGGGGTTAAAGTTCCAGCTGATATACGTCTTATTGATGCTTATGAATTATATGTTAATGAGTCTCTTTTGACAGGTGAATCTATTGATATAAATAAAGACTCTTCATATATTTCAACAAAACCAGATGAACCTGTTGGAGATAGAAAAAATATGCTTTATGCCGGTTCAATGGTTACAAGAGGTAGGGCTATTGGTGCGGTAACTGCAATTGGCGGTGAAACAGAAATTGGTAAAATTGCTGATCTTCTGTCCCGTTCAAAACTTGCCAAAGCACCTCTGATAGAGCGTATGGAACGTTTTTCATTAAGAATTGCTTCAATTATAGCTATTGTAGTTGGTATTGTATTTATAATTGGAATCTACCAGGAAGCCCCATTAAAAGATGTGTTTTTCTTTGCAGTGGCTTTAGCTGTTTCTGCAATCCCAGAAGGACTTCCTGTGGCAATTACGGTTGCTCTTAGTATTGCAAGTGCTTCAATGAGCAAACGTAATGTGATAGTAAGAAAACTATCAGCTATTGAAGGACTTGGTTCAAGTACTCTTATAGCAAGTGATAAAACAGGCACCCTGACCCAAAATCTTCTTAGTGTAGAACATTTTGTCACACCTAAAAAAACATACACTTCAAAAGAAAATATTGATAAAAACGTACTTCTTTGCTCAATTTTATGTAATGAATCAGCCTATCATAAAGAAGATGGTGAATTTAAATTTCTAGGAGATCAGGTGGATGTTGCTTTAGCAAGATATGCACTTTCTTTGGATAATTCACTGGTTGATAAGCACAAAAATTTAACAGCTATAAACAAATTGCCCTATGAACCAGAAAATAAATACTCAGGAATGACTTATGAAATTGATAATAAAAAAATGCATTTTATTAAAGGTTCTCCTGAGGTTATTTTAAGTAAATCTTTATTAAGTAAAGCTGAAATTAATCTGATAAATGAGCAAGTTGATTTATGGGCGGCAAAAGGATTTAGAAATATTGCCTTAGCTTATAAAATAAGTAATGAAGAGGAGATAGCCTCCTATGATTACACTTACCTTGGTTTTGCTGCTATTGCAGACCCTTTAAGAGAAGGGGTTGCAATGGCTGTGAAAACAGCCGAAAAAGCTGGGGTAAAAGTTTGTATGGTAACAGGAGATCATCCAAATACTGCATTTTTTATCTCAGAACAACTTGGGATTGCAACAAATAGGGATGAAGTAATAGATGGGGTGGAAATTTCCAGATGGCAAGAGGGTGGAGCAAAAAAGGAAGAACTTGCAAATAAACGTGTTTTTGCACGGGTCTCCCCTGAACAGAAACAATTGATTGTTCAAGCATTTCAAGCTCTTGGCCATTATGTAGCAGTAACAGGGGATGGAGTAAATGACGCTCCGGCACTTAGACATGCAAATATTGGAATTTCCATGGGTAAAAGCGGGACAGATGTGGCACGTGAGGCCAGCGATATTATTTTAACAGACGACTCTTTTGGTTCTATTGTAAATGGAATTGAAGAAGGACGTGTTGCTTATGATAATATTCGTAAAGTTATCCACCTGCTTATATCTACAGGGTTTGCAGAAGTTATAATGGTTTTATTATCCTTACTTTTTTTTCTTCCCCTACCTTTATTACCTGTGCAGCTTTTATGGTTAAATCTTGTTACAAATGGTTTTCAAGATGTTGCTCTTGGTTTGGAAAAAGCAGAACCTGGAGTGTTAGAACGTAAACCTCGTAAGCCAAAAGAAGCTATTTTTAATAAGGTTATGATTTCAAGGGTTGTTGTAGGTGGTTTATACATGGGTATTACAGCCTTTGCTCTTTTTTATACACTTCTTAATTTAGGTTACCAAGAAGATTCAGCACGGAATCTAACACTTCTTTTAATGGTTTTATTTGAAAATATTCACGTGTTTAATTCTCGTACAGAACATATTTCTGTATTTAAAATAAACCATTTAAAAAATAAGTTTTTATGGATTTCTGTTTTAGCTGCCCAAAGTGTGCATATTGCATCTATGTATATTCCATTTATTGAATCTGTACTAAAAACCCAGCCAGTGAGTTTAAAAGAATGGACTATGCTGCTTGTCCTTGCATTAACACTTTTAATAGTTATGGAAGTTGAAAAAATTATAAGAAAAAATATATAA